In Corvus moneduloides isolate bCorMon1 chromosome 3, bCorMon1.pri, whole genome shotgun sequence, one DNA window encodes the following:
- the PTP4A1 gene encoding protein tyrosine phosphatase type IVA 1, producing the protein MARMNRPAPVEITYKNMRFLITHNPTNATLNKFIEELKKYGVTTVVRVCEATYDTAPVEKEGIQVLDWPFDDGAPPSNQIVDDWLNLLKVKFREEPGCCIAVHCVAGLGRAPVLVALALIECGMKYEDAVQFIRQKRRGAFNSKQLLYLEKYRPKMRLRFKDSNGHRNNCCIQ; encoded by the exons ATGGCCCGAATGAACCGCCCAGCTCCTGTGGAAATCACCTACAAGAACATGAGATTCCTGATCACACATAATCCAACCAATGCAACCTTAAACAAATTTATAGAG GAACTTAAGAAATACGGTGTTACCACAGTGGTAAGAGTGTGTGAAGCTACTTATGACACTGCTCCGGTGGAAAAAGAAGGCATTCAGGTTTTG GACTGGCCCTTTGACGACGGTGCTCCACCATCCAACCAGATTGTTGATGATTGGCTAAACCTCCTTAAAGTTAAATTTCGTGAAGAACCTGGTTGTTGTATTGCTGTACACTGTGTTGCTGGTCTTGGAAG AGCTCCAGTCTTAGTTGCTCTTGCACTGATAGAATGTGGAATGAAGTATGAAGATGCAGTGCAGTTCATAAGACA GAAGCGGCGTGGAGCTTTCAACAGCAAGCAACTTCTGTACTTGGAGAAATACCGCCCCAAGATGCGTCTGCGCTTTAAAGACTCCAATGGTCACCGAAATAATTGTTGTATTCAGTAA